In Candidatus Vicinibacter proximus, the following are encoded in one genomic region:
- a CDS encoding PorP/SprF family type IX secretion system membrane protein, producing the protein MKLKLLFAFGLLLWSGAGNIFAQDIHFTQFEFSPLHVNPANVGGFNGSYRIGGIFRDQAASITGLGSEFRTLNFYIDATFPWGFRKKDWVGFGMNFLQDRSGAIGLGTGGFIAQASYHLALSRGSDLSLGAQYGGVNMNIKNKDKAVFESGINNPGGGSADLGKLQDKANFTDISIGLAYNTYLSSKKHGLKFGFNAGRVNNPRVSLSSGGTGNKLGTLFTAQAGMDYHLNEKVDVRPMLWIRNLKTFTTVVPQCMVSYLFNVEKGIRLNGGLGYRIGDAAQVMLGMDIKKIRFQIGYDQTLSSLSSSQSPSGFGAIEFGLMYIGTVTKKPNPKPKVFCPRF; encoded by the coding sequence ATGAAGTTAAAATTACTCTTTGCATTTGGTTTGCTGCTGTGGTCAGGAGCAGGCAACATTTTTGCCCAGGACATACATTTTACCCAGTTTGAATTTTCCCCTCTTCATGTCAATCCGGCTAATGTGGGAGGTTTTAACGGATCTTACCGAATTGGAGGCATTTTTAGAGACCAGGCGGCTTCCATTACCGGGCTTGGATCTGAATTCAGAACACTCAATTTCTATATTGACGCCACATTCCCATGGGGATTCAGAAAAAAAGACTGGGTGGGTTTTGGGATGAATTTTCTCCAGGATAGATCCGGGGCAATTGGCTTGGGAACCGGAGGATTCATTGCTCAGGCATCCTATCACCTGGCATTAAGCCGAGGAAGTGATCTTTCGCTTGGTGCACAATATGGTGGGGTAAACATGAACATTAAAAATAAAGACAAAGCAGTTTTTGAAAGCGGAATCAACAACCCTGGTGGAGGGAGCGCTGATTTGGGTAAATTGCAGGATAAAGCAAATTTCACGGATATTTCTATTGGCTTGGCCTACAATACCTACCTCAGTAGTAAAAAGCACGGTCTTAAGTTTGGGTTCAATGCAGGTCGCGTGAACAATCCAAGAGTAAGTCTGAGTTCAGGGGGTACCGGAAATAAATTAGGTACTTTGTTTACAGCACAGGCAGGAATGGATTACCATTTGAATGAAAAAGTAGATGTGCGTCCCATGTTGTGGATCAGAAACCTAAAAACCTTTACTACAGTGGTCCCGCAATGTATGGTCAGTTATTTATTTAATGTCGAGAAGGGCATTAGATTAAATGGCGGACTTGGCTATAGAATTGGCGATGCCGCACAGGTAATGCTTGGTATGGATATTAAAAAAATAAGATTCCAGATAGGATATGATCAGACGCTTTCGTCGTTGAGTTCTTCTCAAAGTCCAAGTGGCTTTGGCGCGATAGAGTTTGGCCTTATGTACATCGGTACAGTGACGAAAAAACCAAATCCGAAACCAAAAGTATTTTGTCCTAGATTTTAA
- a CDS encoding DUF2853 family protein, with the protein MSQFEEKVSEMLSEATKLGWTVNEDLLTKIAKGLGPSIYNTDSSLVSSSDQAELDRVKQNFLIGKLGCAEDESLDQAIDEVVNAFGSSNRNKHRILFYYQLVVKLGKESVYN; encoded by the coding sequence ATGAGTCAATTCGAAGAAAAAGTTTCAGAAATGTTGTCAGAAGCCACTAAGCTAGGCTGGACTGTCAATGAAGACTTACTTACAAAAATTGCCAAGGGTTTAGGCCCATCTATTTACAACACCGATTCCTCACTGGTTTCTTCCAGCGATCAGGCAGAACTGGATCGTGTAAAACAAAATTTCCTAATTGGCAAACTGGGCTGTGCTGAAGATGAATCTCTAGATCAGGCGATTGATGAGGTTGTTAACGCATTTGGTTCCAGCAACAGAAACAAACACCGCATTCTGTTTTATTACCAATTGGTGGTGAAACTGGGAAAAGAGTCCGTTTACAATTAA
- the rny gene encoding ribonuclease Y has protein sequence MDSILGLLLGIAGGGGAGFFIVRSLLVRSNQKKVDEINQISDLELEKAKIAAKRILDEAENRSEKIISKAEAKNESIKQQKIGETKDNFNRLKSEFESFKSSQMIELKERELKLGVIEKEVKTLKLDVENREAEIKTVRENLDKQLKIVAKKKEELEEANEKRIHELQQIAKLSESEAKEILLTAVRAKASNDALVIEREVIENAKANANKEAKKIVIQTIQRMCAEYTIENSVSVFNLDSDDIKGQIIGREGRNIRALEAATGAEIVVDDTPEAIVISSFDPIRREIARLSLKRLVADGRIHPARIEEVVAKVKKQLDEQIVEIGERTIIDLDIHGLDPYLVKMVGRMRFRSSYGQNLLEHSSETANLCAVMAAELGLNPKQIKMAKRAGLLHDIGKVAEEESELSHALFGMKLCEKYNEHEVIINAVGAHHDEIEMNNIISPIVQACDAISGARPGARREILESYLKRINELEELAMAYEGVSKAYALQAGRELRVIVESEKVTDQYADDLAFMISQKIQDEMQYPGQVKVTVIREKRATAFAR, from the coding sequence ATGGATAGTATATTGGGATTATTGTTAGGTATCGCTGGCGGGGGCGGCGCTGGTTTTTTTATTGTCAGAAGCCTCCTTGTCAGATCCAATCAAAAGAAAGTAGATGAAATCAATCAGATTTCAGATCTTGAACTAGAGAAAGCCAAAATAGCTGCTAAGCGAATTCTCGACGAAGCAGAAAACAGATCAGAGAAGATTATTTCCAAGGCGGAAGCCAAAAACGAAAGCATCAAGCAACAGAAAATTGGTGAAACCAAAGACAATTTCAACAGACTAAAATCAGAATTTGAAAGCTTTAAGTCCAGTCAGATGATTGAACTTAAAGAACGTGAACTCAAATTGGGCGTGATTGAAAAAGAAGTTAAAACGCTGAAATTGGATGTTGAAAATAGAGAAGCAGAGATCAAAACTGTTCGCGAAAATTTAGATAAACAGTTGAAGATCGTTGCCAAGAAAAAGGAAGAATTGGAAGAAGCCAATGAAAAACGCATCCACGAACTGCAGCAAATTGCAAAATTATCAGAGAGTGAAGCGAAAGAAATTCTCCTCACAGCTGTTCGGGCTAAAGCCAGTAACGATGCATTGGTAATTGAAAGGGAAGTAATCGAAAATGCAAAAGCAAACGCCAATAAGGAAGCCAAGAAAATTGTGATTCAGACCATCCAACGAATGTGTGCGGAATACACTATTGAAAACAGTGTTTCTGTATTCAATCTGGACAGCGATGACATTAAAGGGCAAATCATCGGTAGGGAAGGACGTAACATCAGAGCCCTGGAAGCGGCCACCGGTGCAGAAATTGTGGTGGATGATACCCCGGAAGCAATCGTCATTTCGAGTTTTGACCCAATCAGAAGGGAGATCGCACGCTTGTCGTTAAAACGATTGGTGGCAGATGGAAGAATTCACCCTGCAAGAATTGAAGAAGTAGTAGCAAAAGTTAAAAAGCAATTGGACGAACAGATTGTCGAAATCGGAGAACGTACCATCATTGACCTGGACATCCATGGATTGGATCCTTATTTGGTTAAAATGGTTGGTCGAATGAGATTCCGGTCTTCTTATGGACAAAATCTATTGGAACACTCTTCTGAAACTGCTAACCTCTGTGCGGTGATGGCTGCTGAATTGGGCTTAAATCCAAAGCAGATCAAAATGGCCAAAAGAGCTGGTTTGTTGCACGATATCGGGAAAGTAGCAGAAGAGGAATCAGAATTGTCCCATGCTTTGTTTGGTATGAAACTGTGTGAGAAATACAACGAACACGAAGTGATCATCAACGCAGTCGGAGCCCATCATGATGAGATTGAAATGAACAACATTATTTCTCCGATTGTACAGGCTTGTGATGCCATTTCCGGTGCAAGACCGGGAGCACGGAGAGAGATTTTGGAAAGTTATCTGAAGCGCATCAACGAATTGGAAGAGTTGGCTATGGCATACGAAGGTGTTTCCAAGGCTTACGCATTGCAAGCAGGTCGTGAATTGAGGGTTATCGTGGAGAGTGAAAAAGTAACGGACCAATATGCTGATGATTTGGCATTTATGATCTCACAAAAAATTCAGGACGAAATGCAATATCCCGGCCAGGTGAAGGTCACCGTAATTCGAGAAAAACGGGCCACGGCGTTTGCGAGATAA
- a CDS encoding phenylalanine--tRNA ligase subunit beta — protein sequence MRISLNWLKDFLDLDKSPEQIADILTSLGLEVEGMETQEQVAGGLKSVVVGEVLEVWQHPNADRLRLTRVHVGNETILQIVCGAPNVAAGQKVLVALEGAELHPTAGEPIKIKKGKIRGEESMGMICAEDELGIGQSHDGILILDTTAVPGTQAADYLNLESDTIFEIGLTPNRADATNHLGVARDLLAWIRVHENPAAQLKSVEDSKDSNKLHETHIIHLDVQIERPDLCPRYSGVCLQNLKIGPSPEWLQKRILAMDLKPINNVVDITNFVMFDMGQPLHAFDLHKIGKGIKVKTLPSGTPFQTLDGVDRKLRSEDLMICDVDSKPLCIAGVLGGAESGISESTTSLFLESAHFNASSIRKTSTAHLIRSQAARCFEKGSDPNITLQALHRAVTMMQEYCGAEVTSEWLDHYPEPVLPVQVSLSLEQVKSLSGLDLNDDNLKRVLFALDMELMDLRDGNYQISVPTNKPDVTRRADVIEEITRVYGFDNIPVPENIRISFPQQVSSLFALKKQLGDWLSARGLTEIMNISLGNSQICLKSGLWKEEELVYINNTSNVSLDIMKPATVLNGLESIQFNQNRQQSDLALFEFAKDYLRQGEKFKEVQKLGIWLTGAEAEAHWSKPKPDQVGFFNVKSLIDGILVSNGMLDLEQNECPAELYYEYQYVWSRQKKQLASAGLVSRALTSLYEIKKPVFYAEIDLAFFQKSMHSQKIRYQEISKFPSSRRDLAVVLEESVPFSSLQEIAFSKAGKNLRELSLFDIYRSEDQLGLGKKSYALSLLFESQDRSLSSQELDLQMDKIIKAYEKELGALIRR from the coding sequence ATGCGCATTTCGTTGAATTGGTTGAAGGATTTTCTGGATTTGGATAAATCTCCGGAACAAATTGCGGACATACTTACCTCTTTAGGTCTGGAAGTCGAAGGGATGGAGACCCAAGAGCAAGTTGCCGGCGGGTTAAAATCTGTGGTGGTGGGCGAAGTTTTGGAGGTTTGGCAACATCCCAATGCGGATCGTTTGCGACTGACCAGGGTGCATGTAGGAAATGAAACGATATTGCAAATTGTCTGCGGAGCGCCCAATGTGGCGGCAGGCCAAAAAGTATTGGTTGCCTTGGAAGGTGCTGAACTTCATCCAACGGCAGGCGAACCAATCAAGATCAAAAAAGGAAAGATCAGAGGGGAAGAGTCTATGGGAATGATATGCGCGGAAGATGAGTTGGGCATTGGACAAAGTCATGATGGCATATTAATTCTGGATACAACTGCTGTTCCTGGTACACAGGCAGCTGATTATCTAAATCTGGAGAGCGATACTATTTTTGAAATTGGCCTGACACCCAACAGGGCAGACGCGACCAATCACCTTGGCGTGGCCAGAGATCTCCTGGCATGGATAAGAGTACATGAAAATCCTGCGGCACAACTGAAATCGGTCGAGGATTCAAAAGATTCAAACAAATTACACGAGACTCATATTATTCATTTGGATGTGCAAATTGAAAGACCTGATTTGTGTCCCCGGTATTCAGGGGTATGTTTGCAGAATCTAAAAATTGGTCCTTCACCGGAATGGTTGCAGAAACGGATTCTCGCCATGGATCTTAAGCCCATCAACAATGTAGTGGACATTACTAATTTTGTCATGTTTGATATGGGACAGCCGCTCCATGCATTTGATTTGCATAAAATTGGCAAAGGAATTAAAGTTAAGACTCTTCCGTCAGGTACGCCTTTTCAAACTTTGGATGGAGTGGACAGAAAGCTAAGGTCTGAAGATCTTATGATTTGTGATGTTGATTCAAAACCTCTTTGCATTGCCGGGGTATTGGGTGGTGCAGAAAGTGGCATCAGTGAGTCAACCACGTCACTCTTTCTGGAATCTGCACATTTCAATGCATCTTCCATCAGAAAGACAAGCACAGCCCATTTGATCAGATCTCAGGCGGCACGCTGCTTTGAAAAAGGATCCGATCCAAATATAACCCTTCAGGCACTTCACCGGGCGGTGACCATGATGCAGGAATATTGTGGGGCCGAAGTGACTTCAGAATGGTTGGACCATTATCCTGAACCCGTTCTTCCTGTTCAAGTTTCTTTAAGTCTTGAACAAGTTAAGTCTCTCAGTGGGCTGGATTTAAACGACGATAACTTAAAAAGAGTTCTTTTTGCATTGGACATGGAGCTGATGGATCTGCGTGATGGTAATTATCAGATTTCTGTCCCGACCAATAAACCTGATGTGACAAGAAGAGCAGATGTTATAGAAGAAATTACAAGGGTTTATGGTTTTGATAACATTCCTGTTCCGGAAAACATCAGGATTTCATTTCCGCAACAGGTATCTTCTCTGTTTGCTCTTAAAAAACAATTGGGGGATTGGTTGAGTGCGCGTGGACTTACCGAAATTATGAATATTTCTTTGGGGAATTCACAGATTTGTCTCAAATCCGGTTTGTGGAAAGAAGAAGAATTGGTTTATATAAACAACACTTCCAATGTTTCTCTCGACATCATGAAGCCGGCCACAGTGCTGAATGGTTTGGAAAGCATCCAGTTTAATCAGAATAGACAGCAGTCCGATCTAGCCTTGTTTGAATTTGCTAAAGATTATTTGAGACAGGGTGAAAAATTTAAGGAAGTACAGAAATTAGGCATTTGGCTGACCGGGGCAGAGGCAGAAGCCCATTGGTCAAAGCCTAAGCCTGATCAGGTAGGTTTTTTTAATGTAAAATCATTGATAGATGGTATTCTGGTCTCCAATGGGATGCTTGATCTGGAACAGAATGAATGTCCCGCTGAGCTTTATTATGAATACCAATATGTGTGGAGCAGGCAGAAAAAGCAATTGGCAAGTGCGGGACTCGTTTCCCGGGCTTTGACTTCTTTGTATGAAATAAAAAAACCGGTATTCTACGCGGAGATTGACTTGGCGTTCTTCCAAAAATCGATGCACAGTCAGAAAATACGGTATCAGGAGATCAGCAAATTTCCTTCTTCACGAAGAGATTTAGCTGTAGTATTAGAGGAATCCGTTCCATTTTCAAGTCTTCAGGAAATCGCATTTTCCAAAGCCGGCAAAAATCTCAGAGAATTGAGTTTATTTGATATTTATCGCAGTGAAGACCAATTGGGCTTGGGTAAAAAGTCTTATGCTCTAAGTCTCTTGTTTGAATCACAAGACAGATCCCTTTCCAGCCAGGAGTTGGACCTACAAATGGACAAAATCATAAAAGCTTACGAAAAGGAGCTTGGCGCACTCATCCGTCGCTAA